The Cognaticolwellia beringensis genome segment AAGTGTTGGTTCGATCCATTGGCCAACTTGCAACAATCGATCAGATACTCAATATTGTAATCAAGAAAAATAATGAAACCCCTGTAAAAATAGGTGATGTATCTAGTGTTGGAATAGGGAAAGAGCTTAGGACAGGAGCCGCTACTCGCAATGGCATTGAGACTGTTTTGGGTACTACCATGATGTTAATTGGAGAGAACTCTCGAACCGTAGCATTGGAAGTAAAACAAAAGCTAAGCGAAATACAGCAATCCCTTCCTAAAGGCGTTACCGCTGAAGCCGTATACGATAGAACAACTTTGGTAGACAAGGCTGTTGCGACAGTCACTAAAAATCTCGTTGAAGGTGCTGTTTTAGTTATTGTTGTGCTTTTCTTGTTGCTTGGAAACTTACGCGCAGCATTAATAACGGCTGCTGTAATACCACTATCAATGTTAATGACAATCACTGGTATGGTAAAAACCGGAGTGTCTGCCAATCTAATGAGTTTAGGCGCATTGGACTTCGGTTTGATAGTTGACGGTGCTGTCATTATTGTTGAAAACTCTGTTCGTCGGTTAGCAGAAGCACAACACAACGATTATAGGCAAAATTTGAAAGAACGTTTGAATACTGTTTATGAAGCCACATCAGAAGTCATACGACCAAGCCTTTTTGGTGTTCTAATTATCACGGTGGTCTATATACCTATTTTCACGCTAACTGGCGTTGAAGGTAAGATGTTCCACCCAATGGCGGCAACCGTAGTTATGGCTTTAATTTCAGCGATGATTTTATCTGTAACACTTGTACCTGCTGCCGTAGCTGTGTTTATGAAAGGTAAAATCAGCGAAAAAGAAAGTGTTGTGATCAGCTCAACCAAATCTGTTTACAAACCATTGTTAAAAATGGCGTTGAAATTCCGTTGGGGTATCGTTTTATTTTCGACATTTTTAATGGGATATAGTCTTTGGTTAGCAACAACACTGGGGACTGAATTTGTTCCGCAGCTAAATGAGGGAGATATAACGGTACAAGCATTAAGAATACCTTCAACTGGTCTTGAACAATCTGTTGAAATGCAAGAGGTACTTGAGCAACGTATAAAGGCATTTTCTGAAGTTGATAAAGTGTTTTCTCGCATTGGAACCGCAGAAGTGGCTACCGATCCAATGCCACCGAGTATTGCCGATATTTTTGTGATTTTAAAACCACGTAAGGATTGGTATGACCCAAAAAAACCAAAGAGTGAATTGGTTGAAGAAATGGAAGAAGCACTGAAGCATATTCCGGGCAACAACTATGAATTTACTCAGCCAATTCAGATGCGTTTTAATGAGTTGATTTCAGGAGTTCGAGCTGACTTGGGGATCAAAGTATTTGGTGACGATTTGGATCAGTTACTACTTACGGCAAAAGATATTTTAATTATTGTGAAAACCATCGATGGCGCAGCAGATGTCCGTATGGAGCAAGTTACTGGTGTACCTTCATTGTCTGTTATTCCCAAACGAGATGCATTGGGCAGATATGGTCTGAGTGTGGTTGAATTGCAAGATTGGGTTGCCGCCGCAATTGGAGGTGAATCTGCGGGGATAATGTATGAAGGTGACAGGCGTTTTGAGTTAGTTGTTCGTCTCCCTGAGCAAATAAGAACGGATATCGATGGATTGAAGTTTCTGCCAATTCCGCTTGATGATGGTAGCTACGTACCTCTTGAAGAAGTTGCAGAACTTAAGTCAGAATCTTTACCAGCACAAATTAGCCGTGAGAACGGAAAAAGAAGAGTTGTGGTTACAGCTAATGTTCGTGGTAGAGATTTAGGAAGTTTTGTAGAGGATGTGAAAACTAAAATTAATCAAGAAGGAGAAATTCCAGCAGGATATTGGCTTGATTATGGAGGAACTTTTGAGCAGCTAGAGTCAGCAAGTAAACGATTAAGCATGGTAGTACCTATAACATTGATCGTTATATTGGGCATTTTAGTCATCGCATTTGGTTCGTTAAAAGATGCGTTGATTATATTTAGTGGTGTTCCTTTGGCGTTGACGGGGGGCGTATTTTCACTTTATTTAAGAGACATGCCCTTATCAATTTCAGCAGGTGTCGGTTTTATAGCGCTGTCCGGTGTCGCTGTATTAAATGGCTTGGTTATGTTGGCTTTTATTCGAGATCTCTGGCATGAAAAAGGTGATCTTTATTTAGCTATCATTGAAGGTGCTATAATTCGCTTAAGACCTATTTTAATGACCGCCTTAGTTGCTAGTTTGGGCTTTATTCCAATGGCGTTAAATACAGGAATTGGTGCGGAGGTGCAGCGACCTCTAGCTACCGTTGTAATTGGGGGTATTGTATCTTCCACAATTTTAACTTTGTTTGTATTACCTGTTTTATACCTATGGGCACATGGCTCTGAGAATAAGAAACAGCAATCTAGTGAAATTTAAATAGAAGGGAGCAGCTTAATTTATAGTTAAGCTGCTTTGAATTTTTTCACTTCCACTATGAACATATGTGGAACGTCACAAATAATGAGAAATGCGTCACACGATGAGGAAATTTAACATTTAAGTTACACCTGAGAAAAATTTTGTAACTCGTCAACGATCCAATATGGTCAGCAAAGATACGACCGGACGTTAGCATCAATGGATTTTCGAGCTGTTTCTAGTGTTCATTAGACATTGAGCTACCTTCATCTTGATAGTCAACAAAACCACCTTTGAACTAAACCGCTCTCGCGGTAATGGTGTTCTTTTCAAACTATGTATCATCATCTAACTGAAGAATTCTTTTCTACTCTTAGTATTGAGGCATTCTGTCCTTGCCAGATACACGAACATAAGTTTCCTGCAAAATATCTTCTACGTCCTCATCACGCACTACAAAGCGTCGAAGTGACGGCAAGTCGTTTAAATACGTATCTAAAGACGGCCCTTTGGGCATACCAGTACTCTCCCTCAATGAGCCTTTAAAACTCAGAGATAAATTAACTATAAAACTATAAAACTATAAAACTATAAAACTATAACAGCTCAGCAGATAAAAACCCGACAATAAAAATTGATCATTTTATGAAAGATGAAAATTAGAAAGGGATAAGTCTAAATACCGTGATTGTAAAAGACGTTTTTCCGAATATTCAGAAGTTAACTCAAGTGACGAAGCAGAGTATTTAATAAGATACATTTACATCATAATTTTGACTTCTTTTTGTGATAATTGCTATCTCACTATGTGCCCCTAAGTGCCCCTAAGTGCCATAGAATCATAAATTTAATACCTAAAATCATATTAATCTAATGTCCGCTTTGCTATTTTCTAATCAAATTAGAATTTTTGACTTTATAGATTCCTGATGAAATTTAGAACAATTCTATTATCTAAAGCAGGGCTTATTTTCATCGGTTCAAATGTCGCTAGATAAGCCAAGTCTAAGGTCTATATCAGTATTTATAATCAAACTTGAGTATTGATTTTTCACGTTTCAAGTTAAAAATTTAGAAGAACTTCATTGTCTAGTTTAGGACCGCTTGGTCGGAGCAGAAGTCATAAGCGCATCAAAGATGCTAACGACTGCTTTAAGTCTTGGAGCTGCCGTTAGTAAAGCAAACGCTACCGTCAACAATACGCACTATCATGACCACTTTTACCACAGACTATCAAAGAATCAAATATGACGCACAACAGGAGCTGAAAGAATTGCTTTAGATGATATTTTCACAAGAGTAATTTTGATGACTTCATTGTAGCCAATCTGAACGTTCAGTCCGCTCTAACCGTTCTTTAAATGTTTCAATCGTTAACATAAATCACCTCAATTCACTCAACCCCAACGCTATAGATTCTTGTTGAAAACGACCAGATATATTGATCACTCGTTCATAAGCATTCGTCAAAAAATGTTTTTCAACCACATCATCAAACCCATTTAAAGCAACTTCTAGCTTCGGTGGACTTGCTCTTTTCTTATCGAAAGTCACAGCACTTAAATCTTTACCTTCAATATCCTCTTGAAGGACAGCTTTCATCTTCTCAAACTTAACAACATCAGCTTCAAAAGGAACGTCTTGTTTAACACGGTATGCGTACTCTAAAAGCTTTGGCTCAGCAGGCATGTACATAATAGCCTCTTGATTTTTAGAACCCGTCATTCTCAGTATTCGGCCTAAAATCTGTCTAAAGTGCATTTCCGTTTTTATATTGGTGAGATGACAACAAACCTGTAAACGAGGAATGTTTGTTCCTTCGCTGATCATACCTACCGAAATTATCCATTTAGTTTGTGCATGCCTAAATTGTTGAATAATACTGGTTGGCTCACTTTCCCTGTAGGTAACAACAACGGTATCTTCGTTAAAGCAGGTTTTCATTAATGTTGATATTTTTCGTGCATGATCAACAGATGAAGCAACAATTAAGCCTGCCGCGTCTGAGTTTTTTGTTCTTATTGAGCTTAGCTTTTTTTGTGCAGAAGAAATTACGTATTTAATTACCGCTTCATTTTCAATAATCTCCTGATAAGGAACTACTGACTCCATTAATAAAGATTTAAAGCTACTGAATGTTTTTGTCTCAACGTCATCTACAACCGAAATATTATTATTATCAATCGCAATTATCTGCGGCACACGACAAACATCATCTGTAATAGCCTCAGAAAGCCCATAAACATAATCACACGATATTTTGTTGCTAGGGTGCATATAGTTTGAAAGAACAATAGGAGCCGCGTCTGAGCGCCAAGGCGTTCCCGTTAAGGCTAATGTAAATTTAGCCTTATCTTGAATGTTCAGTATTATCTGTTCACCCCATGAATTGGCATTATCAATATTAGATCCCGCACAATGATGAATCTCATCAAAAATCACGAAAACTCGATACCGTTCAAATAACTGCCAAAAATTAACATCTAAATACTGCAAATTTTGATACGTTAAAGATCTCCCTCTAGCCCCTATCAACCCATCAAATCGTTCCTGAGTTTTTAACTGCAAACTTTCACTAAAATCTTGAGAAACAATTGAAGAAGGTGAAAAACAGATGATTAAATCAACCATGTTATTTTTTAACAACTGATTCGCTAATTCAGATGCCATCAAGGTTTTACCTGATCCTGGTGTTGCTAAGGCTAAAAAATGGCTAGTGCCATTTTGATATTGTGTTAAAGCTAAATTAATACACTCAGCTTGCCATTGTCTTAGTTTCATATTTTCTCTAGTGGTTCATCTTGCTTAAGTAAGCCTTCAATAGCCCTGATCTTCCCTAATATTCTGGTGTTGTTATCTCTAGCCTTATTGTATTGCGGCTGTAATTCATCAACTAACTCAGGAAACTCTGAATAAAGCTCTTTATAAGCTTCAGACTCACCAATATTTAATAGCAGTTCAGCTTTATAGTGATTCAATTTACCAAATAATTTCACTTGCTTATCATTCTGTTTTTTAGGTGAATTAATTACTTCAAACTTAGCCAGTATTGTTATTACATTAATATCAAAATCTTCTGTTTTATTGAATCGGGTGAATCCTTTTTTATTCGATATCCGTTTCTTCAGCCACCCCTTTTTTACCAGCTTTAAAAGTTCGGCATATATATTTCGTCTAACTTTTGCAGGATCTAAAGAAGAGTCGCTTTTCAAGGCTAAATAAGCGGACCTGACATCGCTCGTTGTGAAGTGATCAAAATTTGTTGCGACAATAATTTGAGCTACAAAATGGTCAAATTTCAAAGTAAATCCTAATCAACATATAACAATAATGGGTATTATAGGGCGTGGTGCTTTACTGCTCAACATGAAAATCTAATCATTTTGCCTGAAGGAAAAATAAGGTGAGTGATTTAGTTAAAGAATTCGGTAAAATGCTTCGCTTAAAACGCAAATCTGCTGGTTACTCTCAAGAGAGTTTTGCCGCGTATGTAGGCATAGAAAGGGGTAATTACGGTAAGATGGAAAGAGGTGCTGTTAATATTAAATTAGAAACATTATACAAACTGACTAATGCACTAAATTGTGAGTTTGAAGAGATAATGCCTTCAAGACTAAAGCATAAAATTGATCTAGATTAACTTAAAATCAATTTAACCATCACTACTCATTTTTATAAAAGTAAATTCATATATTTCAGTTTGTTATGTCATAATGACTCACTAGAACATGAAGCTTAAAGTCAACTTGGAAGATCTAATGAGCAATATTTCAGTAAAATTAAAAATGTACCCTGCAAGTAATGGAGATGCTTTTTTAATTTCAGCAAACGTGCCTGAGCCCTTAAATATCATGATAGATGGAGGCTATGCAAGCACATACAATAAATATATTTCCCCCGATTTGAAAGAACTTGCATTAGAAGGCTGTTCTTTAAATTTAGTAGTGGCAACACATATAGATGCTGATCATATTCTAGGCCTTATTGAATTTTTTAAGTCTAATGGTTGTTCTACAAAATCTAAGATAATACCAGTGCTTAATGTTATACATAATAGTGTTCGAAGTTTAAATCCATTGAAAGCTGATCTTATTCGAAATGATGATTTAGAGTTGTTAAAAGAAATAAATCATCAAGGATATCCAATATCTGAAAATAAAACAGAGGAAGAAATCAGTGCTCGGCAAGGAAGTTCATTAGCTGCATTATTACTAGCGGGTAAATATAATTGGAATTTTTCTGATGGAAATCAGAGTATTAATTGTGATAGTTTCCCGACAATAAAATTAAATAGCAATGCAAGTTTGAAGCTTCTTGGCCCCTCAATTGAACGATTGAATGAATTAAAAAAATGGTGGCTAAAGGAGTTACAAAGGATAGGTATTATCGGAGGGATTACTGAGGATATTATCTTTGACGATGCATTCGAGTTTTTATGTGCAAAAAATCTTTTCAAAAGAAATTATACAAAAAAGGAAAAAGATGTAATTAGTCAGGTTAGCGGTTCCAGCACTCACTCCCTTAAAGATGTTTATTCCCCTGACTCATCTATTACTAACTCTAGCTCAGTAGCTTTTATTGCTGAAATTGGCTCTGCCATGTTACTTTTTCTTGGTGATGCATGGTCTGAAGATATTGAAATAAAAATTCAGGAGCTTAAAACCAATACAAATAAATTACTATTTCAAGCAATTAAAATATCACACCATGGAAGTCTGCATAATACGAGCACATCACTATTGGAATTAATTGATGCCGCATCCTATTTTATTTCTTCTGATGGCAATCATCATGATCACCCTGATATTGAAGTATTAAAGGAAATTGTTGATAGACCAAGTAGATTTACGCGACGTCTTTATTTTAGTTACCCCACCCCAGCATCTACATTTATGAAAAACTACAAATCACAGAGTGGCGCTTGTTTTACTGTTCATGAAACTGCAAATAATTGGATTGATCTGACTTCGGAAATATTATGATAGAAAATTTTGTTAAAGCTTCAACT includes the following:
- a CDS encoding helix-turn-helix domain-containing protein; protein product: MSDLVKEFGKMLRLKRKSAGYSQESFAAYVGIERGNYGKMERGAVNIKLETLYKLTNALNCEFEEIMPSRLKHKIDLD
- a CDS encoding efflux RND transporter permease subunit, with the protein product MIESILRLAINRRYLVLSLLLVIIGVGMWSFQKLPIDAVPDITNVQVQINTSAPGYSPLEAEQRVTFPIETALAGLPKLSHTRSLSRYGLSQVTVIFEEGTDIYFARNLINARLAAIKGVIPSGLEPQMGPISTGLGEIFMYTVQASPDAKMSNGEPYTAIALREIQDWIIKPQLAQVKGVIEVNSIGGYNKQYHITPDPEKLLFHRVSFEDVSDALRKNNDNRGAGYIEKSGQQVLVRSIGQLATIDQILNIVIKKNNETPVKIGDVSSVGIGKELRTGAATRNGIETVLGTTMMLIGENSRTVALEVKQKLSEIQQSLPKGVTAEAVYDRTTLVDKAVATVTKNLVEGAVLVIVVLFLLLGNLRAALITAAVIPLSMLMTITGMVKTGVSANLMSLGALDFGLIVDGAVIIVENSVRRLAEAQHNDYRQNLKERLNTVYEATSEVIRPSLFGVLIITVVYIPIFTLTGVEGKMFHPMAATVVMALISAMILSVTLVPAAVAVFMKGKISEKESVVISSTKSVYKPLLKMALKFRWGIVLFSTFLMGYSLWLATTLGTEFVPQLNEGDITVQALRIPSTGLEQSVEMQEVLEQRIKAFSEVDKVFSRIGTAEVATDPMPPSIADIFVILKPRKDWYDPKKPKSELVEEMEEALKHIPGNNYEFTQPIQMRFNELISGVRADLGIKVFGDDLDQLLLTAKDILIIVKTIDGAADVRMEQVTGVPSLSVIPKRDALGRYGLSVVELQDWVAAAIGGESAGIMYEGDRRFELVVRLPEQIRTDIDGLKFLPIPLDDGSYVPLEEVAELKSESLPAQISRENGKRRVVVTANVRGRDLGSFVEDVKTKINQEGEIPAGYWLDYGGTFEQLESASKRLSMVVPITLIVILGILVIAFGSLKDALIIFSGVPLALTGGVFSLYLRDMPLSISAGVGFIALSGVAVLNGLVMLAFIRDLWHEKGDLYLAIIEGAIIRLRPILMTALVASLGFIPMALNTGIGAEVQRPLATVVIGGIVSSTILTLFVLPVLYLWAHGSENKKQQSSEI
- a CDS encoding DEAD/DEAH box helicase produces the protein MKLRQWQAECINLALTQYQNGTSHFLALATPGSGKTLMASELANQLLKNNMVDLIICFSPSSIVSQDFSESLQLKTQERFDGLIGARGRSLTYQNLQYLDVNFWQLFERYRVFVIFDEIHHCAGSNIDNANSWGEQIILNIQDKAKFTLALTGTPWRSDAAPIVLSNYMHPSNKISCDYVYGLSEAITDDVCRVPQIIAIDNNNISVVDDVETKTFSSFKSLLMESVVPYQEIIENEAVIKYVISSAQKKLSSIRTKNSDAAGLIVASSVDHARKISTLMKTCFNEDTVVVTYRESEPTSIIQQFRHAQTKWIISVGMISEGTNIPRLQVCCHLTNIKTEMHFRQILGRILRMTGSKNQEAIMYMPAEPKLLEYAYRVKQDVPFEADVVKFEKMKAVLQEDIEGKDLSAVTFDKKRASPPKLEVALNGFDDVVEKHFLTNAYERVINISGRFQQESIALGLSELR
- the avs1a gene encoding AVAST type 1 anti-phage system MBL fold metallo-hydrolase Avs1a — protein: MSNISVKLKMYPASNGDAFLISANVPEPLNIMIDGGYASTYNKYISPDLKELALEGCSLNLVVATHIDADHILGLIEFFKSNGCSTKSKIIPVLNVIHNSVRSLNPLKADLIRNDDLELLKEINHQGYPISENKTEEEISARQGSSLAALLLAGKYNWNFSDGNQSINCDSFPTIKLNSNASLKLLGPSIERLNELKKWWLKELQRIGIIGGITEDIIFDDAFEFLCAKNLFKRNYTKKEKDVISQVSGSSTHSLKDVYSPDSSITNSSSVAFIAEIGSAMLLFLGDAWSEDIEIKIQELKTNTNKLLFQAIKISHHGSLHNTSTSLLELIDAASYFISSDGNHHDHPDIEVLKEIVDRPSRFTRRLYFSYPTPASTFMKNYKSQSGACFTVHETANNWIDLTSEIL